A DNA window from Onychostoma macrolepis isolate SWU-2019 chromosome 13, ASM1243209v1, whole genome shotgun sequence contains the following coding sequences:
- the slc29a1a gene encoding LOW QUALITY PROTEIN: equilibrative nucleoside transporter 1a (The sequence of the model RefSeq protein was modified relative to this genomic sequence to represent the inferred CDS: inserted 2 bases in 1 codon), translated as MTANAPQDKYNAVWIIFFILGLGTLLPWNFFMTATMYFTDRLKDSQTNGNHNLTANVTATDRSVLESKFNNVMTXCAMVPLLIFTCLNSFIHQRIPQKLRISGSLSVILVVFLITAVLVKVQMEPLPFFAFTMIKIICINSFGAILQGSLFGLAGMLPASYTAPIMSGQGLAGTFAAFSMICALASGSKLQDSAFGYFITACVVILLAIVSYLALPKMEFFRYYSESNGSRSNADEENKMDLLKPEGEAEKRPVLSLTDEESKPAVSVLGIFKKIWVMALSVCFVFTVTISVFPAITVDVKTTVVEEGSGWKTYFIPVSCFLLFNLMDWAGRSLTAVCMWPGKDSIWLPVLVIARLVFVPLFMLCNVEPRHYLPLVFAHDAWYIIFMILFSFSNGYLASLCMCFGPKKVSQHEAETAGAIMAFFLSLGLAMGAGLSFAFRAMI; from the exons ATGACAGCCAACGCTCCACAAGACAA GTATAATGCTGTATGGATCATATTCTTCATTCTGGGCCTGGGAACTCTGCTACCATGGAATTTCTTCATGACTGCTACCATG TACTTTACCGACCGTCTGAAGGACTCACAGACAAATGGAAACCACAATCTGACAGCTAATGTGACGGCGACAGATCGTAGTGTCCTAGAGTCAAAGTTCAACAATGTGATGAC CTGTGCCATGGTACCGCTGCTGATTTTCACCTGCCTCAACTCCTTCATCCACCAGAG GATTCCTCAGAAGCTGAGGATCTCAGGCAGTCTGTCTGTCATTTTAGTGGTGTTTCTCATCACAGCTGTGCTGGTGAAGGTGCAGATGGAGCCCCTGCCGTTCTTTGCGTTTACTATGATCAAAATCATCTGCATTAACT CGTTCGGGGCGATTCTGCAAGGGAGTCTGTTTGGTTTGGCTGGAATGCTCCCAGCGTCCTACACCGCGCCCATCATGAGCGGTCAAGGCCTGGCAGGGACGTTCGCAGCCTTCTCCATGATCTGTGCGCTCGCCT CGGGCTCAAAGCTGCAGGACAGCGCCTTCGGTTACTTCATCACAGCCTGTGTGGTTATTCTCCTGGCCATCGTTTCTTACCTCGCTTTGCCTAAAATG GAATTTTTCCGGTATTATTCTGAGAGCAATGGCTCCCGATCCAACGCTGATGAGGAAAACAAGATGGATTTGCTGAAACCAG AAGGTGAAGCAGAGAAGAGGCCGGTCCTGAGCCTGACTGATGAAGAGAGCAAACCCGCCGTGTCAGTGCTTGGCATCTTCAAAAAG ATCTGGGTGATGGCTCTTTCCGTGTGCTTTGTTTTCACCGTCACCATCAGTGTCTTCCCCGCCATCACTGTTGATGTCAAGACCACTGTTGTTGAAGAGGGCAGCGGTTGGA AGACTTATTTCATCCCGGTGTCCTGCTTCCTCCTGTTCAACCTGATGGACTGGGCTGGCAGGAGCCTGACCGCTGTTTGTATGTGG CCCGGTAAAGACAGCATCTGGCTGCCCGTCCTGGTCATCGCACGCTTGGTGTTCGTTCCTCTCTTCATGCTCTGTAACGTTGAGCCCAGACACTACCTGCCCCTGGTGTTCGCTCACGACGCCTGGTACATCATTTTCATGATCCTCTTCTCCTTCAGCAACGGATACCTGGCCAGTCTCTGCATGTGCTTCGGACCAAA GAAAGTGTCCCAACATGAAGCAGAAACCGCAGGGGCCATCATGGCCTTCTTCCTCTCTCTTGGCTTGGCTATGGGAGCTGGGTTATCCTTCGCTTTCCGAGCCATGATCTAG